In one window of Mobula hypostoma chromosome 1, sMobHyp1.1, whole genome shotgun sequence DNA:
- the LOC134345734 gene encoding kelch-like protein 28 produces the protein MDQSPQSYMLANLTHPHSEQLLQGLNLLRQHRELCDIVLRVGDVKIHAHKVVLASISPYFKAMFTGNLSENENSEVEFQCIDETALQAIVEYAYTGTIFISQDTVESLLPAANLLQIKLVLKECCTFLESQLDPGNCIGISRFAETYGCHDLYLAANKYICQNFEDVCKTEEFFELNHTELDEIISNDCLNVVTEESVFYALESWIKYDVQERQKYLAQLLHCVRLPLLSVKFLTRLYEANQLIRDEHTCKHLLNEALKYHFMPEHRFSHQTELLTRPRCAPKVLCAVGGKTGLFATLDSVEMYFPQTDSWTGLAPLSSPRYECGVAVVDQKLYVVGGIATHIQQGINYRKHENLVEGWNPETNKWTSVERMNECRSTLGVSVLAGELYALGGYDGENYLQSVEKYIPKIKKWQPVAPMLKSRSCFAAAVLDGMIYAIGGYGPAHMNSVERYDPSKDSWEMVAPMADKRINFGVGAMLGFIFVVGGHNGVSHLQSVERYEPHQNQWTLCRPMNDPRTGVGAAIVDNYLYVVGGHSGSSYLNMVQRYDPTLDTWSDSTGMLSCRCNFGLAAF, from the exons ATGGACCAGTCCCCTCAGTCCTACATGCTTGCCAATCTGACACATCCGCATTCTGAACAGTTGCTGCAGGGATTGAATCTTCTTCGACAACATCGTGAACTTTGTGACATTGTCCTCAGGGTTGGTGATGTCAAGATCCATGCCCACAAGGTGGTGCTGGCTAGCATCAGCCCATACTTCAAAGCCATGTTTACTGGAAACCTTTCAGAGAATGAAAACTCTGAAGTTGAATTTCAGTGCATAGATGAGACTGCTTTGCAGGCTATTGTAGAGTATGCATACACAGGAACTATATTCATTTCGCAAGATACAGTAGAATCTCTCCTGCCAGCTGCAAACTTGCTTCAAATCAAACTAGTTCTAAAAGAATGTTGTACATTCCTTGAAAGTCAGCTTGATCCTGGCAATTGCATTGGTATTTCTCGGTTTGCTGAAACGTATGGTTGTCATGACTTGTACCTTGCTGCCAACAAGTACATTTGTCAGAATTTTGAAGATGTATGCAAGACTGAAGAATTTTTTGAGTTGAACCACACAGAGTTGGATGAAATAATCTCAAATGACTGCCTGAATGTTGTGACGGAGGAATCTGTTTTTTATGCATTAGAGTCATGGATTAAATATGATGTGCAAGAAAGACAAAAATACCTAGCACAGTTGTTGCACTGTGTTCGACTGCCATTATTAAGTGTAAAATTTCTGACAAGATTATATGAAGCAAATCAGCTAATTCGTGATGAGCATACCTGCAAGCACCTTCTAAATGAAGCCCTTAAATATCATTTTATGCCAGAGCACAGATTTTCCCATCAGACTGAGTTATTGACACGACCACGTTGTGCCCCCAAAGTACTTTGTGCTGTTGGTGGAAAAACTGGATTGTTCGCAACATTAGACAG TGTGGAAATGTATTTCCCTCAgacagactcctggacaggtctGGCACCACTCAGTAGCCCACGTTATGAGTGCGGAGTTGCTGTTGTTGATCAAAAACTTTATGTGGTAGGAGGAATTGCAACCCATATTCAACAAGGAATCAATTATCGAAAGCATGAGAATTTGGTGGAAGGTTGGAATCCAGAGACCAACAAATGGACATCAGTAGAACGAATGAATGAATGCCGAAGCACTCTTGGAGTGTCTGTTTTAGCCGGTGAACTCTATGCATTAGGTGGTTATGATGGAGAAAATTATTTGCAGTCTGTGGAAAAATACATTCCTAAAATCAAAAAATGGCAGCCTGTTGCACCTATGTTGAAAAGCCGaagttgttttgcagctgcagtttTGGATGGAATGATATATGCTATAGGAGGATATGGTCCTGCCCACATGAACAG TGTGGAGCGTTATGATCCAAGCAAAGATTCCTGGGAGATGGTAGCTCCAATGGCTGATAAAAGAATTAACTTTGGCGTTGGTGCAATGCTTGGATTCATCTTTGTTGTTGGTGGACACAATGGTGTATCACACTTGCAAAGTGTTGAGAGATATGAACCCCATCAAAATCAGTGGACTTTGTGTAGACCAATGAATGATCCAAGAACAG GAGTTGGTGCGGCCATTGTAGATAATTACCTCTATGTGGTGGGAGGTCATTCAGGGTCATCGTACCTGAACATGGTACAGAGGTATGACCCAACCCTGGATACTTGGTCAGATTCTACTGGTATGTTATCATGTCGGTGCAACTTTGGGCTGGCTGCATTTTGA